The Lycium ferocissimum isolate CSIRO_LF1 chromosome 1, AGI_CSIRO_Lferr_CH_V1, whole genome shotgun sequence genome includes a region encoding these proteins:
- the LOC132062242 gene encoding glycosyltransferase family protein 64 C3-like: MKNSNAGFSLHAVIIILSMPLFVSSLRIRPRLSDPCNRPPADPLTLQTDQLTVLINGYSEHRIPLLQSIAATYASASSVAAVVILWGNPTTPPQILSDLTESLATSSTPISILRQLSSSLNLRFYPHKSITTRAVLICDDDIEPDPESVNFAFNVWKSNPDRLIGFFVRSHNYDLTQKSWIYTMENNKYSIVLTKFMIVNLQYLHEYTCNEEFAKLRAKVEEKNNCEDILMNFVVAEEVKKGPILVGAKRVRDWGDARNKGGEMKEREVGLSSRKKEHRKRRGECIAEFHRLLGKMPLRYSYGKVVDSIGEQGLCEKGGKLVYCDRQIFR, translated from the coding sequence ATGAAGAACTCAAACGCCGGCTTTTCCTTACATGCAGTAATTATAATCTTATCCATGCCCCTTTTCGTCTCTTCACTCCGAATCAGACCACGCCTTTCGGACCCATGCAACCGTCCCCCGGCAGACCCGCTAACACTCCAAACCGATCAACTAACAGTACTAATCAACGGCTACTCCGAACACCGTATCCCACTCCTCCAATCAATCGCCGCCACGTATGCTTCCGCATCCTCCGTCGCCGCCGTCGTCATCCTCTGGGGAAACCCTACAACTCCGCCGCAAATCCTCTCTGATCTAACCGAATCCCTTGCCACGTCATCAACTCCGATCTCTATACTCCGGCAACTTTCGTCAAGCCTCAACCTCCGTTTCTACCCGCACAAATCGATCACTACACGTGCGGTGCTTATTTGCGATGACGACATCGAACCCGACCCGGAATCCGTGAACTTTGCGTTTAACGTGTGGAAATCCAACCCGGATCGATTAATTGGATTCTTCGTCAGATCGCACAACTACGACCTAACGCAAAAATCATGGATCTACACCATGGAAAACAACAAATACTCCATCGTATTAACAAAATTCATGATCGTGAACTTACAATACCTCCACGAATACACATGCAACGAAGAATTCGCAAAACTGAGGGCAAAAGTGGAAGAAAAGAACAACTGCGAGGACATACTGATGAATTTTGTGGTGGCGGAGGAGGTGAAAAAGGGTCCAATTTTGGTGGGTGCGAAGAGGGTTAGGGATTGGGGAGATGCGAGGAACAAAGGTGGGGAAATGAAGGAAAGGGAAGTGGGTTTGAGTAGTAGAAAAAAGGAGCATAGGAAGAGAAGAGGAGAATGTATTGCTGAGTTTCATAGATTATTGGGGAAGATGCCATTGAGGTATAGTTATGGGAAAGTTGTGGACTCCATTGGAGAACAAGGTCTATGTGAGAAAGGTGGTAAGTTGGTATATTGTGATAGGCAGATTTTCAGATGA